One genomic window of Monodelphis domestica isolate mMonDom1 chromosome 1, mMonDom1.pri, whole genome shotgun sequence includes the following:
- the LOC130457211 gene encoding protocadherin gamma-B1-like has translation MEMITEQRSQALFLFLGSLFCRALSEHINYSIPEEMAKGSVVGNIAKDLGLEIRDLPTRKLRVSAEREYFSVSEESGDLLVSDRVDREEICGRKLVCALEFEMVAENPLNFYRITVVIEDINDNPPRFSRNIIDLEISEIALPGVTFTLESPQDPDVGVNSLQQYFLSLDPHFSLLPKENPDGSKYAELVLEKPLDREKQSSYSLILTAVDSGIPVRSGTVEIRINVTDANDNWPVFSQEIYRVILQESLPPGSSVLQVTATDQDEGNNAEITYSLSTVETLKHLFKLDSRSGELTTKGILDFEKGEGYTLGVEAKDGGGHTAFCKIQIEILDENDNAPEVTFASVSNHIPENSMPGTVVALIKTVDPDSGINGEIFCRVKDNIPFKISSSTNNLYKLVTDGALDREEIPEYNITIIATDKGNPPLTTSKILTLHITDVNDNPPVFLQSSYVVYVPENNPSGTSIACVSATDLDLEENGRVSYSIVSSDLEPLQLFSYVSVNSHSGHIFAQSSFDYEQVHTFELTIQARDAGFPSLNANVTMQVFIVDSNDNAPNILYPALGPDRSALFDMVPRSAKPGYLVTKVVAVDADSGHNAWLAYRVLQATDQGLFSLGLRTGEVKTVRALAERDVSRHRLLVSVQDEGQPPLSATVLLHLVFADSLQEALPEMKEDLPPAPESQSELQFYLVVALALISVLFLITITLAIALQLRRSSNPSNLSCFRVDLCSKTGSNVPTNYSEGTLPYSYNLCAASEVGKMEYNFLKLTGEMAPLQDLLSNDPSLILSTSDENKKIISDLVISSHSFETQGVAVHHSRKKIHSEIQLDHPRLHFYGKSDIQEQRLPGNSAPSHHHQSSELRNPLVNADCLNSVELVTILEIVL, from the exons ATGGAAATGATCACTGAGCAAAGGAGCCAGGCCTTGTTCCTCTTCTTGGGGTCTTTGTTCTGCCGGGCGCTTTCCGAGCATATCAACTACTCAATTCCTGAGGAGATGGCGAAAGGATCGGTGGTGGGGAACATCGCCAAGGATCTGGGACTGGAGATCCGGGATTTGCCCACTCGGAAGCTCCGGGTGAGTGCAGAGAGGGAATACTTTAGTGTGAGCGAAGAAAGCGGGGATTTGCTGGTCAGCGACAGAGTAGACCGGGAGGAGATCTGCGGGAGGAAGCTTGTGTGTGCTCTGGAATTTGAAATGGTGGCTGAAAACCCTTTGAACTTTTACCGTATAACTGTAGTGATAGAGGATATTAATGACAATCCTCCGCGATTCAGTAGAAATATCATTGACTTGGAAATCAGCGAGATAGCGCTTCCTGGAGTAACATTTACACTGGAATCTCCTCAGGATCCAGACGTAGGTGTGAATTCGCTACAGCAGTATTTTCTAAGTCTTGATCCCCATTTCTCGTTACTGCCAAAGGAAAATCCAGATGGCAGTAAATATGCAGAATTAGTATTGGAAAAGCCTCTGGACAGGGAAAAACAGAGTTCCTATAGCTTGATCCTGACAGCTGTGGACAGCGGGATCCCAGTACGAAGTGGCACAGTAGAAATCCGTATCAACGTCACGGATGCCAATGATAACTGGCCCGTCTTTAGCCAGGAAATCTACAGGGTCATTCTGCAAGAGAGCTTGCCTCCTGGGTCCTCTGTGCTTCAAGTGACTGCCACGGACCAGGACGAAGGGAACAATGCGGAAATTACTTACTCTCTCAGCACAGTAGAGACACTGAAACACTTGTTCAAACTGGATAGTAGAAGTGGGGAACTAACAACTAAAGGAATACTCGATTTTGAAAAAGGAGAGGGCTACACTCTTGGAGTAGAAGCAAAGGATGGAGGAGGCCATACTGCTTTCtgtaaaattcaaatagaaattctAGATGAGAATGACAATGCCCCTGAGGTGACCTTCGCCTCCGTATCCAATCATATACCTGAAAACTCCATGCCTGGAACTGTGGTAGCCCTAATTAAAACAGTGGATCCAGATTCTGgtataaatggagaaatattctgTCGTGTAAAAGAtaacattccatttaaaatatcttcTTCCACTAACAACTTGTATAAATTAGTTACGGATGGTGCCTTAGACCGTGAAGAGATCCCAGAGTATAACATTACTATAATCGCCACAGACAAGGGAAATCCACCTTTGACCACTAGCAAAATTCTGACCCTGCACATTACAGATGTCAATGACAATCCCCCCGTTTTCCTCCAATCTTCCTATGTAGTTTATGTCCCTGAGAACAACCCCTCTGGAACCTCTATCGCCTGTGTCTCAGCCACTGACTTGGACCTGGAGGAGAACGGCAGAGTGTCCTATTCTATCGTCAGTAGCGACCTGGAACCCCTGCAACTGTTTTCCTATGTTTCTGTCAATAGTCACAGCGGACACATCTTCGCTCAAAGCTCTTTCGACTATGAACAGGTCCACACCTTTGAATTGACTATACAGGCCCGTGATGCCGGCTTTCCCTCTCTCAATGCCAATGTCACAATGCAAGTGTTCATCGTGGACAgcaatgacaatgctccaaatatCCTCTACCCTGCTCTGGGGCCAGACAGATCTGCCCTCTTCGATATGGTCCCTCGATCAGCTAAGCCAGGCTATCTGGTCACCAAGGTAGTCGCTGTAGATGCTGACTCAGGGCATAATGCCTGGCTGGCCTACCGGGTGCTGCAGGCCACAGATCAGGGACTCTTCAGCCTGGGGCTACGCACAGGTGAGGTCAAGACTGTAAGGGCTTTAGCTGAAAGAGACGTTTCCCGGCACCGTCTTCTGGTGTCTGTGCAGGACGAAGGCCAGCCCCCTCTCTCAGCCACCGTGCTTCTGCATCTGGTCTTTGCTGACAGCCTACAAGAGGCGCTGCCGGAGATGAAGGAGGATCTTCCGCCTGCCCCAGAATCTCAATCTGAGCTACAATTTTACTTAGTTGTAGCTTTGGCTCTCATCTCTGTGCTATTCCTCATCACCATTACTCTGGCAATTGCCCTTCAGTTAAGAAGGTCATCAAATCCTTCAAATCTGAGCTGTTTTCGGGTGGATCTTTGTTCTAAGACTGGTTCCAATGTCCCCACAAACTACAGTGAGGGGACTTTACCGTATTCTTACAATTTGTGTGCAGCTTCGGAAGTGGGGAAAATggaatataattttcttaaacTGACTGGGGAAATGGCTCCCTTGCAAGATTTACTCTCTAATGATCCCTCCTTGATCTTAAGTACCAGCGATGAAAACAAAAAGATCATCTCTGACTTGGTTATCTCATCTCAC TCGTTTGAGACTCAGGGCGTCGCTGTTCAccattcaaggaaaaaaatacattcagAGATCCAGCTAGACCATCCCCGCCTCCATTTCTACGGCAAATCAGACATACAGGAGCAGAGGTTGCCCGGAAATTCAGCCCCCAGTCACCACCACCAGTCCTCTGAACTCAGAAATCCACTGGTAAATGCTGATTGCCTCAACTCTGTGGAACTCGTCACTATTCTGGAAATAGTACTCTAG
- the LOC100027670 gene encoding protocadherin gamma-A12, with translation MTSPQKLWHYRGRILLCFLLGSLWETGAVQIHYSIPEEMEKGSFVGDIAKDLGLEPHKLSERGARIVSGGKQHFALNVKSGSLITAERIDREKICLGISSCLLNVEILMEDKVKIYGLEIEVMDINDNAPRFRTDEVEIKINENAAPGIRFGLPSARDPDRGVNSLQSYQLSQNKHFSLNVLSGIDGAKYPELVLERALDREEESVHQLILKALDGGDPGLSGTARIRVLVLDANDNAPVFTQSMYSVSVRENVPKGTLLLAVNATDSDEGINGEVTYSFRNIDDKASEIFQLNSRTGKLILGEPLDYEESKIYEMEIQGEDGGGLLTSAKVLVRVLDVNDNPPEVMVTSFSSSIPENSPPGTVIALLKVHDRDSGNNGHITCSIPGHLPFKLEKSYANYYSLVTDRILDREQASMYNVTVTAIDQGTPLLSANTHISLQVEDINDNPPHFSQTSYSAYIPENNPRGSSIYSVIASDSDTEENSRITYSISDYIFYGASLSSYISINSETGVLYALRSFDYEQFRDLQLQVTAKDWGDPPLCSNVSLTLFILDQNDNAPEILYPTFPTDGSTGVELAPRSAEPGYLVTKVVVVDADSGQNAWLSYHLLKATDPGLFSVDLHTGEIRTTRAFHDKDSLKQILTVAVTDNGEPPLSATVSVTVAVADSIPEILSDLSNTETPADLEDASLTLYLVIAMAVVSSLFFVFIIALLVIKLRSWRNSQLLQSSSGPLRNIPSSQLMDLNGVQAFLQTYSHEVSLTMDSRKSQLLFPQPNYADTLISQQSCEKKEPLIPEESRFSARDPALISLPESDFLYRHKIQQREEQHRLSRVRCAIDPSLRNTHFRGI, from the coding sequence ATGACCTCTCCGCAGAAGCTTTGGCACTACAGAGGGCGAATCCTGCTTTGCTTTCTCCTGGGATCACTGTGGGAAACCGGGGCCGTGCAGATCCATTACTCTATTCCCGAGGAGATGGAGAAGGGCTCTTTCGTGGGTGACATCGCCAAGGACCTGGGACTAGAGCCCCACAAGTTATCAGAGCGAGGAGCCCGCATAGTTTCCGGAGGTAAGCAGCATTTCGCTCTCAATGTTAAAAGCGGCAGCTTAATCACCGCCGAGAGAATAGATAGAGAGAAAATTTGTCTTGGAATTTCCAGTTGTCTTTTAAATGTGGAGATTTTAATggaagacaaagtaaaaatttaTGGCTTAGAAATAGAAGTGATGGACATTAATGATAACGCTCCACGCTTCCGGACAgatgaagtggaaattaaaattaatgaaaatgccGCTCCGGGTATACGTTTTGGGCTTCCCAGCGCGAGGGATCCAGACAGAGGAGTAAATTCCCTCCAGAGCTATCAGCTAAGTCAGAACAAGCACTTTTCTCTGAATGTGCTAAGTGGGATAGATGGGGCCAAGTACCCGGAATTGGTGTTGGAACGGGCCCTGGACCGGGAAGAAGAATCTGTTCACCAGCTCATCCTCAAGGCCTTGGATGGAGGAGATCCAGGCCTGTCTGGAACTGCTCGAATTCGAGTGTTAGTCCTAGACGCGAACGACAACGCCCCAGTATTTACTCAGTCCATGTACAGCGTGAGTGTTCGAGAAAATGTGCCCAAGGGGACATTGCTGCTAGCAGTGAACGCTACGGATTCGGATGAGGGAATCAACGGGGAAGTAACCTATTCTTTTCGGAACATAGACGACAAAGCTTCAGAGATTTTCCAGCTAAATTCTCGGACAGGGAAACTAATACTTGGAGAACCACTGGATTATGAGGAATCGAAAATCTATGAAATGGAAATTCAAGGAGAGGATGGTGGTGGTCTTCTGACTAGTGCAAAGGTACTGGTCAGGGTACTAGACGTGAACGATAATCCTCCGGAGGTGATGGtcacttctttctccagttcaatCCCTGAAAACTCACCTCCAGGAACTGTGATTGCCCTTTTAAAGGTACATGACCGAGACTCTGGGAATAACGGTCACATTACGTGTTCCATTCCTGGTCATTTGccttttaaattagaaaaatccTATGCAAATTATTACAGTTTAGTGACTGACAGAATCCTTGATCGGGAACAGGCATCCATGTACAATGTCACAGTTACAGCCATAGACCAAGGAACCCCATTGTTGTCTGCAAACACTCACATCTCCCTACAAGTAGAAGACATCAACGACAACCCTCCCCACTTCAGTCAGACGTCCTATTCTGCCTACATACCTGAAAATAATCCAAGAGGCTCTTCCATTTATTCAGTGATTGCTAGTGACTCCGACACAGAAGAGAACTCCCGAATCACTTACTCCATTTCGGACTATATTTTCTATGGGGCCTCTCTATCCTCCTACATCTCTATTAACTCTGAGACTGGCGTCCTCTATGCACTGCGCTCTTTTGATTACGAACAATTTCGGGATTTGCAGCTTCAAGTAACTGCCAAGGACTGGGGCGATCCACCTCTCTGCAGCAATGTGTCTTTGACTCTGTTCATACTGGATCAGAATGATAATGCTCCAGAAATCCTGTACCCCACTTTCCCCACTGATGGCTCCACAGGAGTGGAGTTGGCTCCTCGTTCTGCAGAGCCAGGCTACCTGGTGACCAAGGTGGTGGTAGTGGATGCAGACTCTGGTCAGAATGCCTGGCTATCCTATCATCTGCTGAAGGCAACAGATCCAGGGCTTTTCTCAGTGGATCTACACACAGGTGAGATCAGGACAACTCGAGCCTTCCATGACAAAGACTCCTTGAAGCAAATTCTAACGGTGGCAGTCACTGACAATGGGGAACCTCCTTTATCTGCAACAGTCAGTGTCACAGTGGCTGTGGCTGACAGCATCCCCGAAATTCTCTCAGATCTCAGCAATACCGAGACTCCAGCGGACCTGGAAGATGCAAGTCTCACGCTTTATCTTGTCATTGCAATGGCGGTGGTGTCTTCTCTGTTCTTTGTTTTCATCATTGCCTTATTGGTGATCAAGTTAAGGTCCTGGAGAAATTCGCAGCTGTTACAGTCCTCCAGTGGCCCATTGAGGAACATCCCATCTTCCCAGCTCATGGATCTCAATGGGGTTCAGGCTTTTCTCCAGACTTATTCCCATGAGGTTTCTCTCACCATGGATTCTAGGAAAAGCCAATTGCTTTTCCCCCAGCCCAATTATGCTGATACTTTAATTAGTCAGCAGAGTTGTGAGAAAAAGGAGCCCTTAATACCAGAGGAGTCAAGGTTTTCTGCCAGAGATCCTGCTCTCATTTCT
- the LOC100027619 gene encoding protocadherin gamma-B4, with protein sequence MPQRLQFPVSSLSAAVGQSRGRAETEILLLELPAGRFYAQSPDLHPREEPVFASWALPEPIRYSIPEEMVKGSVVGNLSKHLGLEFRDLQSRKLRISGEREYFAVSTETGELVIKERIDREQLCGKKPVCVLDFETVAENPLNFFHITVEIEDINDHSPQFSQDTFDLQISESTLPGARFILVSAQDADVGSNSLREYQLSPSTDFSLVNRHNKDGNKYPELVLEKSLDRETQNSHQLFLTAVDGGDPARSSTAQIRINVTDANDNAPVFSQDVYRVSLPENLPRGSPVLKVTATDKDELVNAEITFSFRSTGQDFWYVFDLDANSGEITTAESIDFEKNKDYSLVLEARDGGGLVTQCTIEIEVLDVNDNAPEVLLQSIPSVIPEDILPRTVIALIKTRDKDSGHNGEVSCEIKGKVPFKILSSSKNSYKLMTDGPLDRERIPEYNITVIATDKGNPSLSTSKILTLVVGDVNDNPPVFLLPSYVIYVPENNPSGASIGSVSASDPDVGENGLVSYSIVRSDLDLVPGSSYVSVSDHNGDIFSQRSFDYEQVRTFEVILQACDSGSPALCTNTTLQVFVLDGNDNSPNILYPTLSPDSSVLFDMVPRLAEPGYLITKVVAVDADSGHNAWLAYHVLQATDPGLFSLGLRTGEVRTARALTGRDSARHRLLVSVQDDGQPPLSATVALHLVFADSLQEALPEMREERTDTLDPNSELQFYLVIALALVSVLFLVTVILVIALRLRKSSNLDEWGCFRPNLCSKSGSGPPANYSEGTLPYSYNLCVATDQGKPVFNVPKCNGPLNPGQDLLSFDSSRSSYPPFGISDSASYPVKLDMVSFPLIIFH encoded by the exons ATGCCGCAAAGGCTGCAGTTTCCAGTGAGTTCACTGAGTGCCGCTGTTGGCCAGAGCAGAGGCAGAGCTGAAACCGAGATCCTTTTATTGGAACTTCCTGCTGGGCGATTCTATGCTCAGTCGCCCGACTTACATCCCAGAGAAGAGCCAGTATTCGCTTCCTGGG CACTTCCAGAGCCAATCCGCTATTCTATTCCAGAAGAAATGGTGAAAGGGTCTGTGGTTGGGAATCTCTCCAAGCATCTAGGGTTGGAGTTCCGTGATTTGCAGTCTCGGAAACTGCGGATTAGTGGAGAAAGAGAATACTTTGCTGTAAGCACAGAGACTGGGGAACTAGTGATCAAAGAAAGAATAGACCGAGAGCAGCTATGCGGGAAAAAGCCTGTGTGTGTCCTCGATTTTGAAACAGTTGCTGAAAATCCActaaatttttttcacataactgTGGAGATAGAGGATATTAATGATCATTCGCCACAATTCAGTCAAGATACTTTTGATTTGCAAATCAGCGAGTCTACACTGCCAGGAGCTAGGTTTATCCTAGTTTCAGCACAAGATGCAGATGTCGGCAGCAATTCTCTGCGAGAATACCAACTCAGTCCCAGCACTGACTTCTCACTAGTGAATAGGCATAATAAAGATGGCAATAAATATCCAGAATTGGTATTGGAGAAGTCCCTAGATCGGGAGACACAGAATTCTCATCAGTTGTTCCTGACTGCTGTGGATGGTGGGGACCCTGCTCGAAGTAGCACGGCTCAGATCCGTATAAATGTCACAGACGCTAACGATAACGCCCCAGTGTTCAGCCAGGACGTTTACAGGGTCAGTCTTCCCGAGAATCTTCCCCGGGGTTCCCCGGTGCTTAAGGTGACAGCCACCGACAAAGATGAGCTGGTCAACGCAGAAATCACCTTTTCTTTCCGAAGTACAGGTCAAGACTTCTGGTACGTATTCGATCTAGACGCTAATAGCGGGGAGATTACAACTGCAGAGAGTATCGATTTTGAAAAGAACAAAGACTACTCTTTAGTGTTGGAAGCTAGGGATGGAGGTGGACTGGTTACACAGTGCACAATTGAAATTGAAGTTTTAGATGTAAATGACAATGCCCCAGAGGTACTATTACAATCCATACCCTCTGTAATTCCAGAGGACATTTTGCCCAGAACCGTGATTGCATTGATCAAAACACGTGATAAAGACTCTGGACACAATGGAGAGGTTTCTTGTGAAATAAAAGGTAAGGTCCCATTTAAAATATTGTCTTCGTCAAAAAATTCTTACAAGTTAATGACAGATGGACCCCTGGACAGAGAACGGATTCCAGAATATAACATCACAGTGATTGCCACAGACAAAGGAAATCCCTCTCTATCCACCAGCAAAATCCTCACGCTGGTTGTTGGCGACGTTAATGATAACCCTCCAGTTTTCCTACTCCCTTCTTATGTCATTTATGTCCCAGAGAACAACCCCTCTGGAGCCTCTATTGGTAGCGTCTCGGCCTCTGATCCAGATGTAGGGGAAAATGGCCTGGTGTCCTATTCCATCGTCAGGAGTGACCTCGATCTTGTGCCAGGATCTTCCTATGTGTCTGTCAGTGACCACAACGGGGACATCTTTTCTCAACGCTCCTTCGACTATGAGCAAGTCCGCACGTTCGAGGTGATTCTTCAAGCCTGTGATTCAGGATCTCCAGCCCTCTGCACCAATACCACCCTGCAAGTGTTTGTCTTGGATGGAAATGACAATTCACCAAACATCCTGTATCCCACCTTGAGCCCAGACAGCTCAGTCCTCTTTGATATGGTCCCACGCTTGGCTGAACCAGGATACCTGATCACCAAGGTGGTGGCGGTAGATGCAGATTCGGGACACAACGCCTGGCTGGCCTACCACGTGCTGCAGGCTACGGATCCGGGGCTCTTCAGCCTGGGGCTGCGCACGGGCGAAGTTCGGACTGCTAGGGCCTTAACTGGACGTGATTCTGCCCGCCACAGACTGCTAGTTTCCGTGCAGGACGATGGACAGCCCCCTCTCTCCGCCACTGTGGCTCTGCACCTGGTCTTTGCCGACAGCCTTCAGGAGGCGCTGCCAGAGATGAGGGAGGAGCGCACTGATACATTAGATCCTAACTCCGAGTTACAGTTTTACTTGGTAATCGCTTTGGCTCTAGTCTCGGTGCTATTTCTGGTCACGGTGATTCTGGTCATCGCACTGCGCCTTCGAAAATCCTCCAATCTCGACGAGTGGGGATGTTTCCGGCCAAATCTTTGCTCTAAGTCTGGATCTGGCCCTCCCGCAAACTACAGCGAGGGTACTTTGCCTTATTCCTACAATCTCTGTGTGGCCACAGACCAGGGAAAGCCAGTGTTTAATGTCCCCAAATGCAATGGTCCGCTAAACCCAGGACAGGATCTCCTTTCCTTTGATTCGTCTCGATCTTCTTATCCACCCTTTGGCATCAGTGATTCAGCTTCCTACCCAGTGAAACTAGATATGGTGAGctttcctttgattatttttcaTTGA
- the LOC130458217 gene encoding protocadherin gamma-A1-like, whose protein sequence is MAAGQRFGDDRRQVVLFCFLLGVFWETGARQILYSVPEEMEKGSFVGAIAKDLGLEPWELSERGARILTGGRTQPFVLNVRSGSLVTANRIDREELCAQSVQCLIGFELLFEDRMDLYSIEVEIKDINDNTPRFQTQELDVKINENAAQGTQFGLPSAWDPDVGVNSLQNYQLNPSDHFSLLVRTGDDGAKYPRLVLEQALDREEEPVYLLILTASDGGNPALSGTCRIRIIVLDSNDNAPVFTQSVYHVSVPENVPVRTMLLKVNATDEDEGINGEVTYSFQNLKRPFSDIFYLESHTGEILTKQSLDYEKVRLYELEIQAKDGPGLFGSAKVAVKVTDVNDNAPEVTITYFTNSVSENAPPGTIVALFNLHDRDSGENGHVICSIPANLPFKLQWSLNNYQRLVTEGILDREQISEYNITVTASDQGTPSLFTVTQLSLRVIDINDNPPSFSQTSYSAYIPENNLRGSSIYSITAHDPDSEENSRITYSIEGDVQRNYVSINSETGVLYALQSFDYEQFQDLQLQVIAQDSGDPSLSSNVSLILFILDQNDNAPEILYPTFPTDGSTGVELAPRSAEPGYLVTKVVAVDRDSGQNAWLSYRLLKITEPGLFSVGPHTGEIRTSRAFIDKDTLRQKLLIAVTDNGEPSLSTTVSITVAVADSIPEIFSDLSNLETAKSSDDSSLTFYLVIAVTIMSCLFFIFIIILLTFRLWQCRTSQLLESSNGYVGSVPDTQFAGIEGVRTFLQTYSHQVSLGTDSPKSQLIFPQPNYADTLLSIQSCDKKQSLSTARELQECKDKSTFIQVS, encoded by the coding sequence ATGGCGGCTGGACAGAGGTTCGGGGATGACAGAAggcaagttgttttattttgctttctcctGGGGGTGTTTTGGGAGACTGGAGCCAGGCAGATCCTCTACTCGGTGCCCGAGGAGATGGAGAAAGGCTCCTTTGTGGGCGCTATCGCCAAGGACCTCGGGCTGGAGCCGTGGGAGCTGTCGGAACGAGGAGCACGGATCTTGACCGGAGGCAGGACTCAGCCTTTTGTATTGAATGTCAGAAGCGGCAGTTTAGTCACGGCAAACAGAATAGACAGGGAAGAGCTCTGCGCCCAGAGTGTACAATGTTTGATAGGCTTTGAGCTTCTGTTTGAGGACAGAATGGATCTGTATTCCATAGAAGtggaaataaaagatattaatgaCAACACCCCTCGTTTCCAGACACAAGAATTAGAcgtaaaaatcaatgaaaatgcaGCTCAGGGAACGCAATTTGGGCTTCCCAGTGCGTGGGATCCTGATGTGGGAGTGAACTCTCTTCAGAATTACCAATTGAATCCAAGTGATCATTTCTCTCTACTTGTGCGAACTGGAGACGACGGGGCCAAGTATCCGAGACTCGTGCTGGAGCAGGCCCTAGATCGAGAAGAAGAGCCTGTTTACCTCCTCATCCTCACGGCCTCAGATGGGGGAAATCCAGCCCTTTCTGGCACCTGCCGCATCCGAATAATTGTCTTGGATTCAAATGACAACGCTCCAGTGTTTACTCAATCTGTTTATCACGTGAGTGTACCAGAGAATGTACCCGTCAGAACTATGTTACTCAAGGTGAACGCTACTGATGAGGATGAAGGAATCAACGGGGAAGTGACATATTCATTCCAGAATCTTAAAAGAccattttcagatattttttacTTAGAGTCCCATACAGGGGAAATACTAACTAAGCAGTCATTGGATTATGAGAAAGTCAGGCTTTACGAATTAGAAATTCAAGCTAAAGATGGGCCAGGGCTCTTTGGGAGCGCCAAAGTCGCTGTTAAAGTCACGGATGTGAATGATAATGCCCCAGAAGTGACAATCACCTATTTCACCAACTCAGTCTCTGAAAACGCTCCACCTGGAACAATTGTTGCCCTGTTCAATTTGCATGATCGAGACTCTGGAGAAAATGGTCACGTCATTTGTTCGATTCCGGCTAATCTGcctttcaaactccaatggtctCTTAATAATTATCAACGTTTGGTGACAGAAGGAATTCTGGACAGGGAGCAGATCTCTGAATACAACATCACTGTGACGGCTTCTGATCAGGGTACTCCATCTCTTTTTACAGTTACTCAACTTTCTCTGAGAGTCATAGACATTAATGACAACCCTCCTAGCTTTAGTCAAACATCGTATTCTGCCTACATTCCGGAGAACAACCTCAGAGGTTCATCTATTTATTCCATAACAGCCCATGACCCCGACAGCGAAGAAAATTCCCGTATTACTTATTCCATTGAGGGTGACGTTCAAAGGAACTATGTCTCCATCAACTCAGAGACTGGAGTCCTCTATGCTCTTCAATCCTTCGATTATGAACAGTTTCAAGATCTGCAACTACAAGTAATAGCTCAAGACTCCGGAGACCCTTCTCTCAGCAGCAACGTTTCTTTAATTCTGTTCATTCTGGATCAGAATGACAATGCCCCCGAAATCCTGTACCCCACTTTTCCCACGGATGGCTCTACTGGAGTTGAGTTGGCCCCTCGCTCTGCAGAACCAGGCTATTTGGTAACCAAAGTAGTGGCAGTGGATAGAGACTCAGGACAGAATGCTTGGCTGTCTTATAGACTTCTCAAAATCACTGAACCTGGGCTCTTTTCCGTGGGACCACACACTGGGGAGATCAGGACTTCCAGGGCCTTCATAGACAAAGATACCCTTAGGCAGAAGCTGTTGATTGCAGTTACAGACAATGGAGAACCTTCTCTATCAACCACAGTCAGTATCACAGTAGCAGTGGCTGACAGCATCCCAGAGATATTCTCTGACCTCAGCAACCTAGAAACTGCTAAGTCTTCAGATGACTCTAGCCTCACGTTTTACCTAGTCATTGCTGTAACTATTATGTCCTGCTTGttcttcattttcatcatcatcttACTGACCTTCAGACTGTGGCAATGTAGGACATCACAATTGTTGGAATCAAGTAATGGCTATGTTGGAAGTGTTCCTGACACTCAGTTTGCAGGCATTGAAGGAGTTCGAACTTTTCTTCAGACCTATTCCCACCAGGTTTCCCTCGGCACAGATTCTCCGAAGAGTCAGTTGATCTTTCCCCAACCCAACTATGCAGACACTCTCCTAAGTATTCAGAGCTGTGATAAAAAACAATCTCTATCAACAGCCAGAGAATTGCAAGAATGCAAAGATAAATCTACTTTTATTCAAGTGAGTTAA